The proteins below are encoded in one region of Bacteroidota bacterium:
- a CDS encoding tetratricopeptide repeat protein: MTRAIPTQPTLCLAMIVRDEETNLLEWLPRVRQYLDELVVVDTGSIDGTVPLLLSMDAKVLEQAWAHDFAMHRNYGLQHVKADWVLILDADERLDETGWQMIRKLIENPTLLAYAFKIKNYHSQSDLSSFDIMHSYRLFRNGHSIQYSGLVHNQLAESINAAAVASGLSVEPAPLTIEHFGYALSEQGMRAKQHRIYSMVKKQLRLTPDDAYYQHHLLNICLAMGNFAEAKATCKRLDFERLRPELRVQAYYKAAQVAMEESAFKESRSYVHKALQITPNASFLHYLRSNIAYQMHRYNEGIRSAYKALELANTESEEGKTLHLPLDECYYNVGMGYLLLGEYDNALELLNKALTYNPHNTMALQYIEWLASHQEKKPLTQKPVSQPAAQQV; this comes from the coding sequence ATGACCCGGGCTATACCAACCCAACCAACGCTCTGCCTCGCCATGATTGTGCGGGATGAAGAAACCAACCTGCTCGAATGGCTGCCACGCGTTCGGCAGTATCTCGACGAGCTGGTTGTCGTGGATACAGGCAGCATAGACGGCACGGTACCTCTGTTGCTTTCGATGGACGCCAAAGTTCTCGAACAGGCCTGGGCGCATGATTTTGCAATGCATCGCAATTACGGACTCCAGCACGTGAAAGCAGATTGGGTCCTTATTCTCGATGCCGACGAACGGCTGGATGAAACCGGTTGGCAGATGATCCGAAAGCTGATCGAAAACCCAACCTTGCTTGCTTATGCCTTCAAAATCAAAAATTACCATAGCCAAAGCGACCTGTCGAGCTTTGATATCATGCACTCGTACAGGCTTTTCAGAAATGGGCACAGCATTCAGTATTCGGGGCTGGTGCACAACCAGTTAGCAGAATCCATTAATGCAGCTGCAGTGGCTTCCGGGCTGTCGGTAGAGCCGGCGCCACTTACCATTGAGCACTTTGGGTACGCGCTGTCAGAGCAGGGCATGCGCGCCAAACAGCACCGGATCTATTCCATGGTCAAAAAGCAACTACGGCTCACACCTGATGATGCCTATTACCAGCATCATCTGCTGAACATCTGCCTTGCTATGGGTAATTTTGCTGAAGCCAAAGCCACTTGCAAGAGGCTCGATTTTGAACGGCTGCGTCCCGAGTTGCGCGTACAGGCTTATTACAAAGCAGCCCAGGTGGCCATGGAAGAAAGTGCATTCAAAGAATCGCGTAGTTATGTGCACAAAGCACTTCAGATAACACCCAATGCGTCATTCCTGCATTACTTGCGGAGCAATATTGCGTACCAGATGCACCGGTACAACGAAGGGATACGATCTGCTTATAAAGCACTCGAACTGGCAAATACTGAATCTGAAGAAGGGAAAACCCTGCACCTGCCGCTCGACGAATGTTACTACAACGTGGGCATGGGTTATCTCCTTCTCGGTGAGTATGACAACGCCCTCGAACTCCTCAACAAAGCGTTGACCTATAACCCCCACAATACCATGGCGCTGCAATACATCGAATGGCTCGCGTCTCATCAGGAAAAGAAGCCGTTAACGCAAAAACCCGTTTCCCAACCCGCAGCACAACAGGTTTAG
- a CDS encoding aminotransferase class V-fold PLP-dependent enzyme, whose protein sequence is MLSLRDAYILPAHQDAIEFRAFTHGLMPATVPAMMQHFINDWQQRGVDAWNNVPNHWRPKSGDTVGWWTLPVYLGDHYISPLLGVEAGTCIMQPNVHWTVQCILSARELFAQKRKVILTEAEFPSVSFTLQQWADIHNLEILQIPLQGNTVDEAAVLDAIDDKTALVILSHVGFTTGEKLADAFIRDVADTIHQHGGLLAIDGYHSIGSLTTSVAALDIDLYFGGLLKEGSGSSGNAYLYLKPGLQLTPRLTGWFGDAAPFAFDKRPLPHPDTRMRFLGGTTAVAALYHAVEGVKVLLDAGLDAVRNDAVEKTDLCIALADQLGLQLRSPRLATQRSAMVVFEIPQSDRMAQYLKTHQIFVDSRQGCYLRLSPFVWNTEAEIQRTFSILKKGLAGARYIQTQLSSAGGPVT, encoded by the coding sequence ATGCTGTCTTTGCGTGACGCCTACATCTTACCTGCACATCAGGATGCCATTGAATTCAGGGCGTTCACCCATGGCCTGATGCCGGCCACGGTTCCAGCCATGATGCAGCACTTCATCAACGACTGGCAGCAACGCGGCGTTGACGCCTGGAACAACGTCCCCAATCACTGGCGCCCAAAATCGGGAGACACCGTTGGCTGGTGGACACTCCCCGTTTATCTTGGTGATCATTACATTTCTCCCCTGCTGGGCGTAGAGGCCGGCACCTGTATCATGCAACCCAACGTACACTGGACTGTCCAGTGCATCCTTTCTGCACGCGAACTGTTTGCCCAAAAGAGAAAAGTTATCCTTACGGAAGCAGAATTTCCTTCCGTCAGCTTCACCCTGCAGCAATGGGCAGATATCCATAACCTGGAGATTCTGCAAATTCCATTGCAGGGTAATACTGTTGACGAAGCCGCTGTGCTCGACGCTATTGATGACAAAACAGCGCTTGTGATCCTGAGCCACGTTGGCTTCACCACCGGTGAAAAACTAGCCGACGCATTTATCAGAGACGTTGCTGATACCATTCACCAACATGGCGGCCTCCTTGCGATTGACGGCTACCACAGTATTGGTTCGTTAACCACCAGCGTCGCAGCACTCGATATTGACCTCTACTTCGGCGGCCTGCTCAAAGAGGGCTCGGGCTCATCAGGCAATGCCTATCTGTATCTGAAACCTGGCCTGCAGTTGACACCGCGCCTTACAGGCTGGTTTGGCGATGCAGCGCCGTTTGCATTTGACAAGCGGCCCCTGCCCCATCCGGATACCCGTATGCGTTTTTTGGGGGGCACAACGGCTGTTGCAGCCCTATATCATGCAGTAGAGGGCGTTAAAGTCTTGCTCGACGCCGGCCTCGACGCTGTGCGCAATGATGCGGTAGAAAAAACGGATCTGTGTATTGCACTGGCAGATCAACTTGGCCTGCAACTGCGATCTCCCCGGCTGGCAACACAGCGTAGTGCCATGGTTGTATTTGAAATCCCCCAGTCCGACCGTATGGCGCAGTACTTGAAAACACATCAAATCTTTGTAGACAGCAGGCAGGGGTGTTACCTGAGGTTGTCGCCATTTGTATGGAATACCGAAGCTGAAATCCAGCGCACGTTCAGCATTCTCAAAAAAGGGCTGGCTGGTGCTCGCTATATACAAACCCAATTATCATCAGCCGGCGGTCCAGTAACCTGA
- the rpmA gene encoding 50S ribosomal protein L27 — MAHKKGVGSTKNGRDSNAKMLGVKVFGGSFVKAGGIIVRQRGTKFHPGDNVSRGGDDTLFATANGTVRFTRGRGNRKFINVDPIAA; from the coding sequence ATGGCACATAAGAAAGGTGTAGGTTCTACCAAAAACGGTCGCGACTCCAATGCTAAGATGCTTGGCGTCAAGGTATTCGGTGGTTCTTTTGTCAAAGCCGGCGGCATCATCGTTCGCCAGCGTGGCACCAAGTTCCACCCGGGAGACAATGTATCCCGTGGCGGTGATGATACCCTCTTCGCTACAGCCAATGGTACAGTTCGCTTTACCCGTGGCCGTGGCAATCGGAAGTTCATCAATGTAGACCCGATTGCTGCATAA
- the rplU gene encoding 50S ribosomal protein L21 codes for MYAIIEVADKQFKVSKDDTIFVPLMDAKVDAAVTIDDVLLVSDNGKIKVGEPTVKGAKFKAKVLEHVKADKVLVFKKKRRKRFKVKRGHRQQYTKLQISGLTVGSAKATATKKADDAPAAKPKAAAKPKAAAKPKAAAKPKAAAKPKAAAKPKTAAKPKAAAKPKAAPKKAAKPKAEDGDA; via the coding sequence ATGTACGCAATTATTGAAGTAGCTGACAAACAGTTTAAAGTCAGCAAAGACGATACAATTTTTGTCCCTTTGATGGACGCCAAAGTCGACGCAGCAGTCACCATTGACGATGTACTCCTCGTGTCGGACAACGGCAAAATTAAAGTTGGTGAGCCAACTGTAAAAGGGGCCAAATTCAAAGCCAAAGTGCTCGAGCACGTTAAGGCAGACAAAGTACTCGTCTTCAAGAAGAAGCGCCGGAAGCGTTTCAAGGTAAAGCGTGGCCACCGCCAGCAATATACCAAGCTTCAGATTAGCGGTTTGACTGTAGGATCTGCAAAAGCAACTGCTACCAAAAAGGCAGATGATGCGCCCGCAGCAAAACCAAAGGCAGCAGCCAAGCCGAAAGCGGCCGCGAAGCCTAAAGCAGCAGCCAAGCCGAAAGCGGCCGCGAAGCCGAAAGCTGCAGCCAAACCGAAGACCGCAGCCAAACCAAAAGCTGCCGCAAAACCAAAAGCTGCACCAAAAAAAGCAGCCAAGCCGAAAGCTGAAGACGGCGACGCCTAG